The Bos indicus x Bos taurus breed Angus x Brahman F1 hybrid chromosome 13, Bos_hybrid_MaternalHap_v2.0, whole genome shotgun sequence genome includes a region encoding these proteins:
- the GTSF1L gene encoding gametocyte-specific factor 1-like — protein MEPEALETCPYNPHHRIPLSRFQYHLASCQRKNPKKAKKMASCKYNACHVVPIKKLEEHEAACVNKSTMEEEDSLSPLKVSLPNAGQKGNRNASPVSPRLPNPDLWNVDSTNCHPMFVLKSFIPQKLVCESDTRESETDDHNPIPDCPRRRSSDRESEPPAEDTSLLKA, from the coding sequence ATGGAGCCAGAAGCCTTAGAAACTTGCCCTTACAACCCTCACCACCGAATCCCACTCAGCAGATTTCAGTACCACCTGGCATCATGTCAGAGAAAGAACCCCAAGAAAGCCAAAAAGATGGCCAGCTGTAAATACAACGCCTGCCACGTGGTCCCCATCAAGAAGCTGGAGGAGCACGAGGCTGCCTGTGTCAACAAAAGCACCATGGAGGAAGAGGACAGCCTGAGTCCCCTGAAGGTCAGCCTCCCAAATGCAGGGCAGAAGGGCAACAGAAACGCCTCTCCAGTGTCCCCCCGTCTCCCCAACCCCGACCTCTGGAATGTTGATAGCACAAATTGCCACCCCATGTTTGTCCTTAAGTCTTTCATTCCCCAGAAGCTTGTTTGTGAAAGCGACACCAGAGAGTCAGAGACCGACGACCACAACCCCATCCCTGACTGCCCCCGCAGAAGATCATCAGACCGGGAGAGTGAACCGCCAGCAGAAGATACAAGCCTCTTAAAAGCATGA
- the MYBL2 gene encoding myb-related protein B, which produces MSRRTRGEELDELHYQDTDSDVPEQRDSKCKVKWTQEEDEQLRALVKQFGQQDWKFLASHFPNRTDQQCQYRWLRVLNPDLVKGPWTKEEDQKVIELVKKYGTKQWTLIAKHLKGRLGKQCRERWHNHLNPEVKKSCWTEEEDRIICEAHKVLGNRWAEIAKMLPGRTDNAVKNHWNSTIKRKVDTGGFLSESRDSKPSMYLLLELEDKDGRQSAPSSEGQGSVVTSWPPAFPALKEEESSEEEVTAAAPAQEQEPVPAEPDGVRTPEPLEDFPKREDQEGSSPETSLPYKWVVEAANLLIPAVESGLSEALDLIESDPDAWCDLSKFDLPEEPSAEGSLVGSPGQPQAWQQQPAPPRPAAAAAPSVTEYRLDGHTISDLSRSSRGELIPISPSTDVGGSGMGTPPSVLKRQRKRRVALSPVTENSASLSFLDSCNSLTPKSTPVKTLPFSPSQFLNFWNKQDTLELESPSLTSTPVCSQKVVVTTPLHRDKTPLHQKHAAFVTPDQKYSMDNTPHTPTPFKNALEKYGPLKPLPQTPHLEEDLKEVLRSEAGIELIIEDEVRPEKQKRKAGMRRSPIKKVRKSLALDIVDEDVKLMMSTLPKPTSILAAGSSGLTPSGSREDSSLLNEGFLQAKPEKPAAPKPRGHFATPAPMTSAWKTVACGGTRDQLFMQEKARQLLGRLKPSHTSRTLILS; this is translated from the exons GATGAGCAGCTGAGGGCCCTGGTGAAGCAGTTTGGACAGCAAGACTGGAAGTTCCTGGCCAGCCACTTTCCC AACCGCACTGACCAGCAGTGCCAGTACCGGTGGCTGAGGGTCTTGAATCCAGACCTCGTCAAAGGGCCATGGACCAAAGAGGAGGACCAGAAG GTCATCGAGCTGGTCAAGAAGTACGGCACGAAGCAGTGGACGCTGATTGCCAAGCACCTGAAGGGCCGGCTGGGCAAGCAGTGCCGTGAGCGCTGGCACAACCACCTCAACCCCGAGGTGAAGAAGTCCTGCTGGACGGAGGAGGAGGACCGCATCATCTGCGAGGCCCACAAGGTGCTGGGCAATCGCTGGGCCGAGATCGCCAAGATGCTGCCGGGGAG GACGGACAATGCTGTGAAGAATCACTGGAACTCCACTATCAAGAGGAAGGTGGACACGGGAGGCTTCCTGAGTGAGTCCAGAGACAGCAAGCCCTCCATGTACTTGCTGCTGGAGCTGGAGGACAAGGACGGCCGCCAGAGTGCCCCCTCCTCGGAAGGCCAG GGAAGTGTCGTGACCAGCTGGCCCCCGGCATTCCCTGCCCTGAAGGAAGAGGAGAGCAGCGAGGAGGAGGTCACAGCAGCCGCCCCCGCCCAGGAGCAGGAGCCAGTCCCCGCGGAGCCGGATGGAGTGCGGACCCCAGAGCCCCTGGAGGACTTCCCCAAGCGTGAAGACCAGGAAGGCTCCTCGCCAGAGACCAGCCTGCCCTACAAGTGGGTGGTGGAGGCTGCCAACCTCCTCATCCCGGCTGTAGAGTCCGGCCTCTCAGAAGCCCTGGACTTGATCGAGTCG GACCCTGACGCGTGGTGTGACCTGAGTAAGTTTGACCTCCCCGAGGAGCCGTCAGCCGAGGGCAGCCTCGTGGGCAGCCCGGGGCAGCCCCAAGCCTGGCAGCAGCAGCCCGCACCGCCCCGGCCGGCTGCTGCTGCCGCGCCCAGCGTGACCGAGTACCGCCTCGACGGCCACACCATCTCCGACCTGAGCCGCAGCAGCCGGGGCGAGCTGATCCCCATCTCCCCCAGCACTGACGTGGGGGGCTCGGGCATGGGCACACCGCCCTCTGTGCTCAAGCGGCAGAGGAAGCGGCGTGTCGCCCTGTCCCCCGTCACGGAGAACAGCGCCAGCCTGTCCTTCCTGGACTCCTGCAACAGCCTCACCCCGAAGAGCACCCCCGTCAAGACcctgcccttctctccctcccag TTTTTGAACTTCTGGAATAAACAGGACACACTGGAACTGGAGAGCCCTTCGCTGACATCCACCCCTGTGTGCAGCCAGAAGGTGGTGGTCACCACGCCGCTGCACCGGGACAAGACGCCCCTGCACCAGAAACACGCTGC GTTTGTAACCCCAGATCAGAAGTACTCCATGGACAACACTCCCCACACGCCCACCCCGTTCAAGAACGCCCTCGAGAAGTACGGACCACTAAAGCCCCTG CCCCAGACCCCCCACCTGGAGGAGGACTTGAAGGAGGTGCTGCGCTCCGAGGCTGGCATCGAGCTCATCATTGAGGATGAAGTGAGGCCCGAGAAGCAGAAGAGGAAGGCCGGG ATGCGGCGAAGCCCCATTAAGAAAGTTCGCAAGTCCCTGGCTCTCGACATTGTGGATGAGGACGTGAAGCTGATGATGTCCACGCTGCCCAAG CCAACCAGCATCCTCGCAGCGGGCTCCTCGGGCCTCACCCCATCGGGCAGCAGAGAGGACAGCAGCCTGCTGAACGAGGGCTTCCTGCAGGCCAAGCCCGAGAAGCCAGCGGCCCCGAAGCCCCGGGGCCACTTTGCTACCCCTGCCCCC aTGACCAGCGCCTGGAAGACGGTGGCCTGCGGGGGCACCAGGGACCAGCTCTTCATGCAGGAGAAAGCCCGGCAGCTCCTGGGTCGCCTGAAGCCCAGCCACACGTCTCGGACCCTCATCTTGTCTTAG